From Saccharothrix espanaensis DSM 44229, the proteins below share one genomic window:
- a CDS encoding L-2-amino-thiazoline-4-carboxylic acid hydrolase — protein sequence MNEQIIELFRAHLADRVPATELDDGVARVVALVGGDSPHLALTATVVAGYRALLGRVPREQALLLVAQAFHEPLRPYVHDTTKAALDAADDPFRVITDVSKDREENYFGADFAFARSSDEDSYLVDVTRCFYVEVLAACGVPELGPVFCEFDASWIGAIDRDRHGVDFTRPTTIARGGATCPFHFRRTGRRRA from the coding sequence GTGAACGAACAGATCATCGAACTCTTCCGCGCCCACTTGGCGGACCGCGTCCCGGCGACCGAGCTGGACGACGGCGTCGCGCGCGTCGTGGCCCTGGTCGGCGGCGACAGCCCGCACCTGGCGCTCACCGCGACCGTCGTGGCCGGGTACCGGGCGCTGCTCGGCCGGGTGCCCCGCGAGCAGGCGCTCCTGCTTGTCGCACAGGCGTTCCACGAGCCGCTGCGGCCGTACGTGCACGACACGACCAAGGCCGCGCTGGACGCGGCGGACGACCCGTTCCGGGTGATCACGGACGTGTCGAAGGACCGCGAGGAGAACTACTTCGGCGCCGACTTCGCGTTCGCCAGGTCGTCGGACGAGGACAGCTACCTGGTGGACGTCACCCGGTGCTTCTACGTCGAGGTGCTGGCGGCGTGCGGCGTGCCGGAGCTGGGGCCGGTGTTCTGCGAGTTCGACGCCTCCTGGATCGGCGCGATCGACCGCGACCGGCACGGCGTCGACTTCACCCGCCCGACGACCATCGCGCGGGGCGGCGCCACCTGCCCGTTCCACTTCCGGCGCACCGGCCGCCGCCGGGCCTGA
- a CDS encoding S8 family peptidase — protein sequence MRHPRAVWASAATTAALFASLVTSGVADADGRPADPVAPTRAEHVEAGSAERVGSTLAAATGAVTAFVELTETPAAEAFDTEKARGAGDQQAAAAAVATRQRTDDTANRVLDVLRGKDSATREVAKTANAVPGIVVNADAAKVRELAALPEVKAVRLAVPKVVQNASSVQLTKAARVWAQTGRYGDGIRIGIIDTGVDYTHADFGGPGTREAYQAVDRTQPWTPTAKVVGGYDFAGDDYDANVPAKATPKPDPNPMDCQSHGTHVAGSAAGYGENADGTPFTGDYRSLTADALAAMEIGPGSAPRASLYALKVFGCGGSTNLAAQAMDWALDPNGDGDFSDHLDVVNMSLGSDFGGQDDPDGQFVRKLVEHGVLVVASAGNGGDFYDVGGSPANVPEALAVANTRDAFAIQDGVTVPGQGDQPGQYSQNYAGYDTLDLTRPVVPVTDPANADGCAPIGEDLGGKFVWLEWDDSDATRKCGSGGRTDNATAAGAAGVLLSSTRDNFLAGIAGNAAIPVFQFTGTATEEVRPALTAGTLQVTMTGKLRNSVPTTTPTLADTITPSSARGARGPIAAKPDVAAPGDTILSADVGTGDGGASKGGTSMSSPHVAGIGALVRQAHPDWTVEEVKAAVMTTAGTDVKSGDDTTTGLTEAPMRVGAGRVDALAAVGTDLLAMVDDERGAVGVSFGPVEAARLPVTLRKNIRVVNKGRKSQLVNVSYQAATTVPGVRFDVWPPVVNVHPNRAEEVKVTLRVTPDDLRKVADPTLVKQQVDVARQFLAEASGRVVLKSGRTLLRVPVYAAPKPVAEIGADAVTFGGDQAALRLRGRGLAQGEGDQAYRSLVSAFELQGTSDRLPDCTDEVKTDCAVNGSAKGGDLRYVGAASTAPSDKSPDALLAFGVVTWENWVTLGAGNTPEIRVDTSGDGEHDYLVKVVKPVDGNGNVVADVWLARTTRVADDEVVDEQPVNTQHGDVDTNVMDSNVVVLPVTLAALGIDPTAASARLTYTAGTTGQYPAPGNEGGFVDKIGATMSFDPLAPGYSVRTGEVSAVLFLAKPGRVLEVHRDPAALAADQAEGLLLLHHHNATAQRAEVLVPRG from the coding sequence ATGAGACACCCCCGTGCGGTGTGGGCGTCCGCCGCCACCACCGCCGCACTGTTCGCCTCGCTGGTCACCTCGGGCGTCGCCGACGCCGACGGCCGGCCCGCCGACCCGGTCGCGCCCACCCGGGCCGAGCACGTCGAGGCCGGGTCCGCCGAGCGGGTCGGGTCGACGCTGGCCGCCGCGACGGGCGCGGTCACCGCGTTCGTCGAGCTGACCGAGACCCCGGCCGCCGAGGCGTTCGACACCGAGAAGGCCCGCGGCGCGGGCGACCAGCAGGCCGCCGCCGCGGCCGTGGCGACCCGGCAGCGCACCGACGACACCGCGAACCGCGTGCTCGACGTGCTGCGCGGCAAGGACTCCGCCACCCGAGAGGTCGCCAAGACCGCGAACGCCGTGCCCGGCATCGTGGTCAACGCCGACGCCGCGAAGGTCCGCGAACTGGCCGCGCTGCCCGAGGTCAAGGCCGTCCGGCTGGCCGTGCCCAAGGTCGTGCAGAACGCCAGTTCGGTGCAGCTGACCAAGGCCGCCCGGGTCTGGGCGCAGACCGGCCGCTACGGCGACGGCATCCGGATCGGCATCATCGACACCGGCGTCGACTACACCCACGCCGACTTCGGTGGCCCCGGCACCCGCGAGGCCTACCAGGCGGTCGACCGCACCCAGCCGTGGACGCCGACCGCGAAGGTCGTCGGCGGCTACGACTTCGCGGGTGACGACTACGACGCCAACGTCCCCGCGAAGGCCACGCCCAAGCCCGACCCGAACCCGATGGACTGCCAGAGCCACGGCACGCACGTCGCGGGCTCCGCCGCCGGCTACGGCGAGAACGCCGACGGCACCCCGTTCACCGGCGACTACCGGTCGCTCACCGCCGACGCCCTGGCCGCCATGGAGATCGGCCCCGGCAGCGCGCCCCGCGCGTCGCTCTACGCGCTGAAGGTGTTCGGCTGCGGCGGTTCCACCAACCTCGCCGCGCAGGCCATGGACTGGGCGCTGGACCCGAACGGCGACGGCGACTTCTCCGACCACCTCGACGTGGTCAACATGTCGCTGGGCTCGGACTTCGGCGGCCAGGACGACCCGGACGGCCAGTTCGTGCGCAAGCTCGTCGAGCACGGCGTGCTGGTCGTGGCGTCGGCCGGCAACGGCGGCGACTTCTACGACGTCGGCGGCTCGCCCGCCAACGTCCCCGAGGCCCTCGCGGTGGCCAACACCCGCGACGCGTTCGCGATCCAGGACGGCGTCACCGTGCCCGGCCAGGGCGACCAGCCCGGCCAGTACAGCCAGAACTACGCCGGCTACGACACCCTCGACCTGACCAGGCCGGTCGTGCCGGTCACCGACCCGGCCAACGCCGACGGCTGCGCGCCGATCGGCGAGGACCTGGGCGGCAAGTTCGTCTGGCTGGAGTGGGACGACTCCGACGCCACTCGCAAGTGCGGTTCCGGCGGGCGCACCGACAACGCCACGGCGGCGGGCGCGGCGGGCGTGCTGCTCTCGTCCACCCGGGACAACTTCCTCGCCGGCATCGCGGGCAACGCGGCCATCCCGGTCTTCCAGTTCACCGGAACCGCCACCGAGGAGGTCCGCCCGGCGCTCACCGCCGGCACCCTCCAGGTCACGATGACCGGCAAGCTGCGCAACTCGGTGCCCACCACGACACCGACCCTCGCCGACACCATCACCCCCTCGTCGGCGCGCGGCGCGCGCGGCCCGATCGCGGCCAAGCCCGACGTGGCCGCGCCCGGCGACACGATCCTGTCCGCCGACGTCGGCACCGGGGACGGGGGCGCGAGCAAGGGCGGCACGTCCATGTCGTCGCCGCACGTCGCGGGCATCGGCGCGCTGGTCCGCCAGGCCCACCCGGACTGGACCGTCGAAGAGGTCAAGGCGGCCGTGATGACCACCGCCGGCACCGACGTGAAGTCCGGCGACGACACCACCACCGGCCTCACCGAGGCCCCGATGCGGGTCGGCGCGGGCCGGGTGGACGCCCTGGCCGCCGTCGGCACCGACCTGCTGGCCATGGTCGACGACGAGCGCGGCGCGGTCGGCGTGTCGTTCGGCCCGGTCGAGGCGGCGCGGCTGCCGGTGACGCTGCGCAAGAACATCCGGGTGGTCAACAAGGGGCGGAAGTCGCAGCTGGTCAACGTGTCCTACCAGGCCGCGACGACGGTGCCGGGCGTCCGGTTCGACGTGTGGCCGCCGGTGGTGAACGTCCACCCGAACCGCGCCGAGGAGGTCAAGGTCACCCTCCGCGTGACCCCGGACGACCTGCGCAAGGTCGCCGACCCGACGCTGGTCAAGCAGCAGGTGGACGTGGCCCGGCAGTTCCTCGCCGAGGCGTCCGGCCGGGTCGTGCTCAAGTCCGGGCGCACCCTGCTCCGGGTGCCGGTGTACGCCGCGCCCAAGCCGGTCGCCGAGATCGGGGCGGACGCCGTCACCTTCGGCGGCGACCAGGCCGCGCTGCGGCTGCGCGGCCGGGGCCTCGCCCAGGGCGAGGGCGACCAGGCGTACCGGTCGCTGGTCAGCGCGTTCGAGCTGCAGGGCACGTCGGACCGGCTGCCCGACTGCACCGACGAGGTGAAGACCGACTGCGCGGTCAACGGCAGCGCCAAGGGCGGCGACCTGCGCTACGTCGGCGCGGCCTCCACCGCACCGAGCGACAAGTCGCCCGACGCGCTGCTCGCGTTCGGCGTGGTGACGTGGGAGAACTGGGTGACCCTGGGCGCGGGCAACACCCCGGAGATCCGGGTCGACACCTCCGGCGACGGCGAGCACGACTACCTGGTGAAGGTCGTCAAACCGGTGGACGGCAACGGCAACGTGGTGGCCGACGTGTGGCTGGCGCGGACCACCCGGGTGGCCGACGACGAGGTGGTGGACGAGCAGCCGGTCAACACCCAGCACGGCGACGTCGACACGAACGTGATGGACAGCAACGTGGTCGTGCTGCCGGTGACGCTCGCGGCGCTGGGCATCGACCCGACCGCGGCGTCCGCCCGGCTCACCTACACCGCGGGCACGACCGGGCAGTACCCCGCGCCGGGCAACGAGGGCGGGTTCGTCGACAAGATCGGCGCGACCATGTCGTTCGACCCGCTCGCGCCCGGCTACTCGGTGCGCACCGGCGAGGTGTCGGCGGTGCTGTTCCTGGCCAAGCCGGGGCGCGTGCTGGAGGTCCACCGCGACCCGGCCGCGCTGGCCGCCGACCAGGCCGAGGGGCTTCTCCTGCTGCACCACCACAACGCGACCGCCCAGCGGGCCGAGGTGCTGGTGCCGCGCGGCTGA
- a CDS encoding N-acetylglucosamine kinase, with amino-acid sequence MGFVVGLDAGGTSTRALVLDLDGTRLGAGVAGGANPNSHPPEQAAAHVNQALAAALDGLDATKVESGVLGMAGSSKLTDPAVAALFERAWTGAGLRCPMRVITDCEAAFATGSASPDGTVLVAGTGSIAATITAHRLTATVGGHGWLLGDEGSAYWLGREAVRATLRALEGDEQDELTRAVLTLSDVAPHPAAQARRALLTRVNQAAPIALARYAPLVTAHSAARSAEAIIAEAVAVLADLALAARPAAADTPIVLVGSLVHAHPLGALLRAELTARTRAPVRVATESSAGAAWLAAVEVLGDTAPRPN; translated from the coding sequence ATGGGCTTCGTGGTGGGACTGGACGCCGGCGGCACGTCGACCAGGGCACTCGTGCTCGACCTCGACGGCACCCGGCTGGGCGCGGGCGTGGCGGGCGGCGCGAACCCCAACTCCCACCCGCCCGAGCAGGCCGCGGCGCACGTCAACCAGGCCCTGGCCGCGGCGCTGGACGGGCTGGACGCCACCAAGGTCGAGTCCGGTGTGCTGGGCATGGCCGGGTCGAGCAAGCTCACCGACCCGGCGGTGGCCGCCCTGTTCGAGCGGGCCTGGACCGGCGCGGGCCTGCGCTGCCCGATGCGGGTGATCACCGACTGCGAGGCCGCGTTCGCGACCGGGTCGGCGTCCCCGGACGGCACCGTGCTGGTGGCCGGCACCGGCTCGATCGCGGCCACGATCACCGCGCACCGGCTGACCGCGACCGTCGGCGGCCACGGCTGGCTGCTGGGCGACGAGGGGTCGGCGTACTGGCTCGGCCGCGAGGCCGTCCGGGCGACCCTGCGGGCGCTGGAGGGCGATGAGCAGGACGAGCTGACCCGGGCGGTGCTGACCCTGTCCGACGTCGCACCGCACCCGGCGGCGCAGGCGCGGCGGGCGTTGCTCACCCGGGTCAACCAGGCCGCCCCGATCGCCCTGGCCCGCTACGCGCCGCTGGTGACGGCGCACTCGGCCGCCCGGTCCGCCGAGGCGATCATCGCCGAGGCGGTGGCGGTGCTGGCCGACCTGGCGCTGGCCGCCCGCCCGGCCGCGGCGGACACCCCGATCGTGCTGGTGGGCAGCCTGGTCCACGCCCACCCGCTGGGTGCGCTGCTGCGCGCCGAGCTGACCGCCCGCACCCGTGCGCCGGTCCGGGTCGCGACGGAGAGCTCGGCCGGCGCGGCCTGGCTGGCCGCCGTGGAGGTGCTGGGCGACACCGCCCCGCGCCCGAACTGA
- a CDS encoding DUF3159 domain-containing protein, with amino-acid sequence MTDTRPDSLARLLGGRGGALDASLPPLAFALGWVLGGQSIAAGAAVAVGCGVVIGVVRLARGERPRAVVVSVALVVVAAYIALQTGRAEDFFLLQIFVNAASALAWAASIVVRWPFLGVVVGLVTGQRFRWRADPDLMRAYRVASWAWVGQYVLRVVVFGALWLAGQVVVLGVMRAILTWPLQAVCIAVSWWLIRRSLPADHPGLRHPRVPGRSGSARSGADDLDGEPGDDVPPGAVGSDAVGSDAVGSDAVGRDSSQQA; translated from the coding sequence ATGACCGACACTCGTCCTGACTCGCTGGCCCGGCTGCTGGGCGGGCGTGGGGGTGCGCTGGACGCGTCCCTGCCGCCGCTGGCGTTCGCCCTGGGCTGGGTGCTCGGCGGCCAGTCGATCGCGGCGGGCGCGGCGGTGGCCGTCGGCTGCGGCGTGGTGATCGGCGTCGTGCGGCTGGCGCGGGGCGAACGGCCGCGCGCCGTCGTGGTCTCGGTCGCGCTGGTCGTGGTCGCGGCCTACATCGCGTTGCAGACCGGGCGGGCCGAGGACTTCTTCCTGTTGCAGATCTTCGTCAACGCCGCCTCGGCACTGGCCTGGGCGGCGAGCATCGTCGTGCGCTGGCCGTTCCTGGGCGTGGTGGTGGGGCTGGTCACCGGGCAGAGGTTCCGCTGGCGGGCCGACCCCGACCTGATGCGGGCCTACCGGGTGGCGAGCTGGGCGTGGGTCGGGCAGTACGTGCTGCGGGTGGTCGTGTTCGGCGCGCTGTGGCTGGCCGGGCAGGTCGTCGTGCTCGGCGTGATGCGGGCGATCCTGACCTGGCCGTTGCAGGCGGTGTGCATCGCGGTCAGCTGGTGGCTGATCCGCCGGTCGCTGCCCGCCGACCACCCCGGCCTGCGCCACCCGCGCGTGCCCGGCCGGTCGGGCTCGGCCAGGTCCGGTGCGGACGACCTCGACGGCGAGCCGGGTGACGACGTGCCGCCCGGCGCGGTCGGTTCGGACGCGGTGGGTTCGGACGCGGTGGGTTCGGACGCGGTCGGGCGGGACAGCTCGCAGCAGGCGTAG
- a CDS encoding DUF4386 family protein: protein MLLLVEGLLMVVPIVLLGAAVGWPASLGDPAAVVLPLVAENETALRLGYIAYLAYSALFLPVALWATATLAPGRYDSRVARLGLAFAALSALARCVGVVRWLTAMPDLAHDWQADVNRAAIEVQYDALNSFAGGVGELLGVSLFAAGWLLCLAKVADVPSWLRVFTVLTAAALALPMVELLGVDAGPLISVGSATVQVWFLVAAGYVLRGGRRSRPAVA, encoded by the coding sequence GTGTTGTTGCTGGTGGAGGGGCTGCTGATGGTCGTCCCGATCGTGCTGCTCGGGGCCGCCGTGGGCTGGCCCGCCAGCCTGGGCGACCCCGCTGCCGTCGTGCTGCCGCTCGTGGCCGAGAACGAGACGGCGCTGCGGCTCGGGTACATCGCGTACCTCGCCTACTCCGCGTTGTTCCTGCCGGTGGCGCTGTGGGCCACGGCGACCCTCGCGCCCGGCCGGTACGACTCGCGGGTGGCCCGGCTCGGCCTGGCGTTCGCCGCCCTGTCCGCCCTGGCGCGGTGCGTCGGCGTCGTCCGGTGGCTCACCGCCATGCCCGACCTCGCGCACGACTGGCAGGCGGACGTGAACCGGGCGGCGATCGAGGTGCAGTACGACGCGCTGAACTCGTTCGCGGGCGGCGTCGGCGAGCTGCTCGGGGTGTCGCTGTTCGCCGCCGGCTGGCTGCTCTGCCTGGCCAAGGTCGCGGACGTCCCGTCGTGGCTCAGGGTCTTCACCGTCCTCACCGCCGCCGCCCTCGCCCTGCCGATGGTCGAGCTGCTCGGCGTGGACGCGGGCCCGCTGATCAGCGTGGGCAGCGCGACGGTCCAGGTCTGGTTCCTGGTCGCCGCCGGGTACGTCCTGCGCGGCGGCCGGCGGTCACGGCCGGCGGTCGCCTGA
- a CDS encoding ROK family transcriptional regulator yields the protein MRAGSPRLLREINDRAAIEALLRNGPLTRSELEGIIGLSKPATAQLLTRLETEGTVLRNGLRGGGRGPRAQLWTVNGALAHVAAIDLTPSTVDVAIADISGTLLTEHSAPLPRTDVLEAFHGAVTKAANQAGLSPEALNHVVVGSPGAVDPATGRLNYAPHMPGWEGFDIPGTLADLLDTAVTVENDVNLVALEEMVAGRATGVRDFVLLWPADAVGAAVVVNGSLLRGATGGAGEIDAMQIPDHATADTGTDRTGGRYGDLLDSPAIVRLARAHGVSARTGQAAVRKALAEGTAGREFLVDLARRIATGAANVVSVLDPELVLLSGDIAQAGGTTLVDLVAAELRRLVVPRTPVQLALVTGKPVRSGALHSALSVVREQVFGLPAATTEPFRGPKHA from the coding sequence ATGCGAGCCGGTAGCCCACGACTGCTGCGCGAGATCAACGACCGCGCGGCGATCGAGGCCCTGCTGCGCAACGGCCCGCTCACCCGCTCGGAACTGGAAGGCATCATCGGGCTGTCCAAGCCCGCGACGGCCCAGCTGCTGACCCGCCTGGAAACCGAGGGCACGGTCCTGCGCAACGGCCTGCGCGGTGGCGGGCGCGGACCCCGCGCCCAGCTCTGGACGGTCAACGGCGCCCTCGCCCACGTGGCCGCCATCGACCTCACCCCGAGCACCGTCGACGTCGCGATCGCCGACATCTCCGGCACCCTGCTCACCGAGCACAGCGCCCCCCTGCCGCGCACCGACGTGCTGGAGGCGTTCCACGGCGCGGTCACCAAGGCCGCCAACCAGGCCGGGCTCTCGCCGGAGGCGCTCAACCACGTGGTGGTGGGCTCGCCCGGCGCGGTCGACCCGGCCACCGGGCGGCTGAACTACGCGCCGCACATGCCCGGCTGGGAGGGCTTCGACATCCCCGGCACGCTCGCCGACCTGCTCGACACCGCGGTCACCGTCGAGAACGACGTGAACCTGGTCGCGCTGGAGGAGATGGTCGCCGGGCGGGCCACCGGGGTGCGGGACTTCGTCCTGCTCTGGCCCGCCGACGCGGTCGGCGCGGCCGTCGTGGTCAACGGGTCGCTGCTGCGCGGCGCGACCGGCGGCGCGGGCGAGATCGACGCCATGCAGATCCCCGACCACGCCACCGCCGACACCGGCACCGACCGGACCGGCGGGCGCTACGGCGACCTGCTCGACAGCCCCGCCATCGTCCGACTCGCCCGCGCGCACGGGGTCTCCGCGCGCACGGGCCAGGCCGCCGTGCGCAAGGCCCTCGCCGAGGGCACGGCCGGCCGCGAGTTCCTGGTCGACCTGGCCCGCCGGATCGCGACCGGCGCGGCCAACGTGGTCTCGGTGCTCGACCCGGAACTCGTCCTGCTCTCCGGTGACATCGCCCAGGCCGGCGGCACCACGCTGGTCGACCTGGTCGCCGCGGAGCTCCGCCGGCTGGTGGTGCCCCGCACCCCCGTCCAACTCGCCCTGGTGACCGGGAAACCGGTGCGCTCCGGCGCACTGCACTCCGCGCTGTCGGTCGTCAGGGAACAGGTGTTCGGCCTACCCGCCGCCACGACCGAACCCTTCCGGGGCCCGAAGCACGCCTGA
- a CDS encoding TetR/AcrR family transcriptional regulator — MATRRERLREQTSAEIKAAALAHLRERGGAALSLRAVAVSIEMSPAGLYRYYPNRDALLTDLITDGFAALADEVARARDAAGGDAFVAAALAYREWALAHPHEFALLYGTPIPDYQAPEAGPTSHASRTVGAAFVPPIIQAHRRGTLKRREVAPTLAALNTFAAAVDLPPDAAAVAFAAWTAIHGLVVLETFGHLAWLGEDPAPLAEARFRALSEDLGIAP; from the coding sequence ATGGCGACCAGGCGGGAACGGCTCCGGGAACAGACGTCGGCCGAGATCAAGGCGGCGGCGCTGGCCCACCTGCGGGAACGCGGCGGCGCGGCGCTGTCGTTGCGCGCGGTGGCGGTGTCGATCGAGATGAGCCCGGCGGGCCTGTACCGCTACTACCCGAACCGCGACGCGCTGCTGACCGACCTGATCACCGACGGTTTCGCGGCGCTGGCCGACGAGGTGGCGCGGGCGCGGGACGCGGCGGGAGGCGACGCCTTCGTGGCGGCGGCGCTGGCCTACCGGGAGTGGGCGCTGGCCCACCCGCACGAGTTCGCGCTGCTCTACGGAACGCCGATCCCGGACTACCAGGCCCCGGAAGCCGGCCCGACCTCGCACGCGAGCCGCACGGTGGGCGCCGCCTTCGTGCCGCCGATCATCCAGGCGCACCGGCGCGGGACCTTGAAGCGCCGGGAGGTCGCGCCGACCCTCGCCGCGCTGAACACCTTCGCCGCGGCGGTGGACCTGCCCCCGGACGCGGCGGCGGTGGCATTCGCCGCGTGGACCGCGATCCACGGCCTGGTGGTCCTGGAGACGTTCGGGCACCTGGCCTGGCTGGGCGAGGACCCGGCCCCCCTCGCCGAAGCCCGCTTCCGTGCCCTGTCCGAGGACCTGGGGATCGCCCCCTGA
- a CDS encoding aldo/keto reductase, with translation MITLSRLGFGAAPIGNLYSAVDDGAASAAVDAAWEAGVRYFDTAPHYGLGLSERRLGAALAGRPRDAFAVSTKVGRLLEPVAPGGDDLANGFAVPTTHRRVWDFSADGVRRSLESSLDRLGLDRVDLVLLHDVDLRPAERDRAAREGFPALAELRAQGVVRAVGVGLNAWETAEWFVRETDVDAVVLAGRYTLLEQPAAASFLPLCVRRGVSVIAAGVFNSGLLARAEVPDDATYDYAAAPPDLLARARRIAEVCGRHGTTLPQAAIQFPLRHPAVVSVLVGARSAAEVRADAAYLAEPVPAALWDDLRAEGLL, from the coding sequence GTGATCACGTTGTCGCGCCTCGGTTTCGGGGCCGCCCCGATCGGCAACCTGTACTCGGCGGTGGACGACGGCGCGGCGTCGGCCGCCGTGGACGCCGCCTGGGAGGCCGGGGTCCGGTACTTCGACACCGCCCCGCACTACGGGCTCGGCCTGTCCGAACGGCGGCTGGGCGCGGCCCTGGCCGGTCGGCCGCGCGACGCGTTCGCGGTGTCCACCAAGGTCGGCCGCCTGCTGGAACCGGTCGCACCGGGCGGCGACGACCTGGCCAACGGGTTCGCCGTGCCCACCACGCACCGCCGGGTGTGGGACTTCAGCGCGGACGGCGTGCGCCGGTCGTTGGAGTCCTCTTTGGACAGACTCGGGCTGGACCGGGTCGACCTGGTGCTGCTGCACGACGTCGACCTGCGGCCCGCCGAACGCGACCGCGCCGCGCGGGAGGGCTTCCCGGCGCTGGCCGAGCTCCGGGCGCAGGGCGTGGTGCGGGCGGTCGGGGTCGGGCTGAACGCCTGGGAGACCGCCGAGTGGTTCGTCCGGGAGACCGACGTGGACGCGGTGGTCCTGGCCGGCCGGTACACGCTGCTGGAGCAGCCGGCGGCGGCCTCGTTCCTGCCGCTGTGCGTCCGGCGCGGCGTGTCGGTGATCGCGGCCGGGGTGTTCAACTCCGGGCTGCTCGCCCGCGCCGAGGTGCCCGACGACGCGACCTACGACTACGCCGCCGCGCCGCCGGACCTGCTCGCGCGGGCCCGGCGGATCGCCGAGGTGTGCGGGCGGCACGGCACGACCCTGCCGCAGGCGGCGATCCAGTTCCCGCTCCGGCACCCGGCGGTGGTGTCGGTGCTGGTCGGGGCCCGGTCGGCGGCCGAGGTCCGGGCCGACGCGGCGTACCTGGCCGAGCCGGTCCCGGCGGCGTTGTGGGACGACCTGCGGGCCGAGGGACTGCTGTGA
- a CDS encoding FadR/GntR family transcriptional regulator yields the protein MAVTDDAILRVKEMITSGELKPGDRLPREADLAGRLGLSRNSLREAVKALSLVRVLDVRQGDGTYVSSLRADDLLGALSFVLDLHRGEDSVLEVLEVRRILEPAAAAMAAQRVGADEIASLRALCDAAEQARSVEELVEHDLEFHRAIARCSGNAYLAQLLDTLAGPTARGRIWRGITRGGAVDRTVAEHRAIVDAVAAHQTELARSWSTVHVAGVEQWLSDLA from the coding sequence GTGGCAGTCACCGACGACGCGATCCTGCGCGTGAAGGAAATGATCACGTCCGGTGAGCTCAAGCCCGGCGACCGACTGCCCCGGGAAGCCGACCTGGCCGGGCGACTCGGGTTGTCGCGGAACTCCCTGCGCGAGGCCGTGAAGGCGTTGTCGCTGGTCAGGGTGCTGGACGTGCGCCAAGGCGACGGCACGTACGTGTCCAGCCTGCGCGCCGACGACCTGCTGGGGGCGCTGTCGTTCGTGCTGGACCTGCACCGCGGCGAGGACTCCGTGCTGGAGGTGCTGGAGGTCCGCCGCATCCTCGAACCGGCCGCCGCGGCGATGGCGGCGCAACGGGTCGGAGCGGACGAGATCGCCTCCCTGCGCGCCCTGTGCGACGCCGCCGAGCAGGCGCGGTCGGTGGAGGAGCTGGTCGAGCACGACCTGGAGTTCCACCGCGCGATCGCGCGCTGCTCGGGCAACGCCTACCTGGCCCAACTGCTCGACACGCTGGCCGGACCGACCGCGCGGGGGCGGATCTGGCGCGGCATCACACGGGGCGGCGCGGTGGACCGCACGGTCGCCGAGCACCGCGCGATCGTGGACGCGGTGGCCGCCCACCAGACCGAACTGGCTCGATCGTGGTCCACCGTCCACGTGGCCGGTGTCGAGCAGTGGTTGTCCGACCTGGCCTAG